One region of Bombus affinis isolate iyBomAffi1 chromosome 5, iyBomAffi1.2, whole genome shotgun sequence genomic DNA includes:
- the LOC126916339 gene encoding probable glutamine--tRNA ligase isoform X1 yields the protein MDSQDDVKLFQSIGLSEQKAKETLKNKQVSNNLKLAIIEANKYGIITSEIGILLYQLASKIKNQIANKLSFLAKYIAEKKLDTTQRLDAGLDYLLNHIEENVDVSDFEKECGIGIVISPEEIECEVEKVISTHKVEIIEKRYHFNIGPLMQHVRNTLKWADGKAVKNEFDVQMLDLLGPKCDSDLVPLPKPVKQAKAQKSGKEKELPNCYLVEPKGVTATNEKTDAQTISELMKTKVHFHKPGENYKTEGYIITPNTHKLLQEHLKITDGKVITRFPPEPNGILHIGHAKAININFGYAAAHDGICYLRYDDTNPEKEEEKFFIGIHEMVEWLGYKPAKITHSSDYFQQLYEWAIVLIEKDLAYVCHQSSEEIKGFNPPPSPWRNRPISESLQLFHDMKDGLLEEGEATLRMKVTLEEGKQDPVAYRIKYVPHHRTGDKWCIYPTYDYTHCLCDSIENITHSLCTKEFQSRRSSYYWLCNALDIYCPVQWEYGRLNVCYTVVSKRKISKLIDEGIVSDWDDPRLFTLTALRRRGFPPDAINNFCAQMGVTGAQVIVDPAVLEASVRDFLNLTASRHMAVLEPLKVTISNFPHENSIKLTVPNFPTEPDKGQHEIVFDEIVYIEASDFKEKAEKDFRRLTPNQSVGLKHVGIVLTIKKIEKDNMGNIVNLIVTQESISETNKPKAFIHWVSNPILASIRLYERLFKHKNPEDSNEVPNGFLSDINPQSKKEIVGYIDASLARSAKVFEKFQFERIGFFSVDPDTTSEKLVFNRTVTLKEDAGKV from the exons ATGGATTCACAAGAcgacgtaaaattatttcagtcTATTGGTTTAAGTGAACAAAAAGCTAAAGAAACTCTAAAAAACAAACAAGTTTCCAATAATTTGAAACTTGCTATAATAGAG GCTAATAAGTATGGAATTATTACATCAGAAATTGGAATTTTGTTATATCAACTTGCTTCGAAAATTAAGAATCAAATTGCAAATAAATTGTCATTTCTTGCTAAATACATAGCTGAAAAGAAATTAGATACAACTCAAAGATTAGATGCTGGGTTAGATTATTTACTTAATCATATAGAAGAAAATGTCGATGTATCTGATTTTGAGAAAGAATGTGGTATAGGTATTGTTATATCTCCAGAAGAAATAGAATGTGAAGTGGAGAAAGTAATAAGCACACATAAAGTGGAAATAATAGAGAAAAG GTACCATTTTAATATTGGTCCATTAATGCAACATGTACGTAATACTTTAAAGTGGGCTGATGGAAAAGCAGTGAAAAATGAATTTGACGTTCAAATGCTTGATTTGTTAGGTCCGAAATGTGACTCTGATCTTGTACCATTACCTAAACCAGTAAAGCAAGCAAAAGCACAAAAGTCAGGAAAAGAAAAAG AGCTGCCTAATTGTTATTTAGTGGAACCAAAAGGTGTGACAGCAACAAATGAGAAAACAGATGCTCAGACAATAAGTGAGTTAATGAAAACTAAAGTTCATTTTCATAAACCAGGCGAAAATTATAAAACTGAAGGATATATTATAACACCAAATACACACAAATTACTTCAAGAACATTTAAAAATAACAGATGGCAAAGTAATAACTAGATTTCCACCAGAACCTAATGGAATTCTACATATTGGTCATGCAAAagcaattaatattaattttgg GTATGCAGCAGCCCATGATGGAATATGTTATCTACGTTATGATGATACAAATcctgaaaaagaagaagaaaaattttttattggtATTCATGAAATGGTAGAATGGCTTGGGTATAAACCAGCTAAAATTACTCATTCTTCTGATTACTTTCAACAGTTGTACGAATGGGCTATAGTTCTTATTGAAAAGGACTTAGCATATGTTTGCCATCAGTCTAGTGAAGAAATAAAAGGTTTCAACCCACCTCCAAGTCCCTGGCGTAATAGACCTATTTCAGAGAGTTTACAATTATTTcac GATATGAAGGATGGGTTGCTTGAGGAAGGTGAAGCTACATTAAGAATGAAAGTAACATTAGAAGAAGGGAAACAAGATCCAGTTgcatatagaataaaatatgtTCCTCATCATAGGACAGGAGATAAATGGTGTATTTATCCAACTTACGATTATACACATTGCTTATGTGACAGCATAGAAAATATAACTCATTCTCTTTGCACCAAAGAATTTCAATCAAGAAGGTCATCTTATTATTGGCTTTGTAATGCTTTAGATATTTATTGTCCTGTGCAGTGGGAGTATGGTAGATTAAATGTATGCTATACAGTTGTTTCTAAAAGAAAAATCAGTAAGTTGATTGATGAAGGTATTGTATCTGATTGGGATGACCCAAG atTATTTACATTAACAGCTCTTCGCAGACGTGGTTTTCCACCTGATgctataaataatttttgtgcACAAATGGGTGTAACTGGTGCTCAAGTAATTGTTGATCCAGCTGTTTTAGAGGCATCTGTgagagattttttaaatttaactgCAAGTCGACATATGGCAGTTCTAGAACCATTAAAAGTAACCATTAGCAATTTTCCTCATGAAAATTCTATAAAACTAACAGTTCCTAACTTTCCTACTGAACCAGATAAAGGACAACATGAGATTGTCTTTGATGAAATTGTATATATTGAAGCATCTGATTTCAAAGAG AAAGCAGAGAAAGATTTTAGACGTTTAACACCAAACCAATCCGTTGGTTTAAAGCATGTAGGGATAGTACTAACGatcaaaaaaattgaaaaagataacATGGGTAATATCGTGAATTTGATTGTTACACAAGAATCAATTTCTGAAACTAACAAGCCTAAAGCTTTTATACACTGGGTATCAAATCCTATATTAGCATCCATTAGATTATATGAACGTTT ATTTAAACACAAAAATCCTGAAGATTCTAATGAAGTACCAAATGGTTTCTTAAGTGATATTAATCCACAGAGTAAGAAAGAAATCGTTGGATATATCGATGCAAGTTTGGCACGTTCAGCGAAagtttttgaaaaatttcaatttgaacgtaTTGGCTTTTTCTCTGTAGATCCAGATACAACATCAGAAAAA CTCGTTTTTAATAGAACGGTAACGTTAAAGGAAGATGCTGGGAAAGtgtaa
- the LOC126916339 gene encoding probable glutamine--tRNA ligase isoform X2, with amino-acid sequence MDSQDDVKLFQSIGLSEQKAKETLKNKQVSNNLKLAIIEANKYGIITSEIGILLYQLASKIKNQIANKLSFLAKYIAEKKLDTTQRLDAGLDYLLNHIEENVDVSDFEKECGIGIVISPEEIECEVEKVISTHKVEIIEKRYHFNIGPLMQHVRNTLKWADGKAVKNEFDVQMLDLLGPKCDSDLVPLPKPVKQAKAQKSGKEKVEPKGVTATNEKTDAQTISELMKTKVHFHKPGENYKTEGYIITPNTHKLLQEHLKITDGKVITRFPPEPNGILHIGHAKAININFGYAAAHDGICYLRYDDTNPEKEEEKFFIGIHEMVEWLGYKPAKITHSSDYFQQLYEWAIVLIEKDLAYVCHQSSEEIKGFNPPPSPWRNRPISESLQLFHDMKDGLLEEGEATLRMKVTLEEGKQDPVAYRIKYVPHHRTGDKWCIYPTYDYTHCLCDSIENITHSLCTKEFQSRRSSYYWLCNALDIYCPVQWEYGRLNVCYTVVSKRKISKLIDEGIVSDWDDPRLFTLTALRRRGFPPDAINNFCAQMGVTGAQVIVDPAVLEASVRDFLNLTASRHMAVLEPLKVTISNFPHENSIKLTVPNFPTEPDKGQHEIVFDEIVYIEASDFKEKAEKDFRRLTPNQSVGLKHVGIVLTIKKIEKDNMGNIVNLIVTQESISETNKPKAFIHWVSNPILASIRLYERLFKHKNPEDSNEVPNGFLSDINPQSKKEIVGYIDASLARSAKVFEKFQFERIGFFSVDPDTTSEKLVFNRTVTLKEDAGKV; translated from the exons ATGGATTCACAAGAcgacgtaaaattatttcagtcTATTGGTTTAAGTGAACAAAAAGCTAAAGAAACTCTAAAAAACAAACAAGTTTCCAATAATTTGAAACTTGCTATAATAGAG GCTAATAAGTATGGAATTATTACATCAGAAATTGGAATTTTGTTATATCAACTTGCTTCGAAAATTAAGAATCAAATTGCAAATAAATTGTCATTTCTTGCTAAATACATAGCTGAAAAGAAATTAGATACAACTCAAAGATTAGATGCTGGGTTAGATTATTTACTTAATCATATAGAAGAAAATGTCGATGTATCTGATTTTGAGAAAGAATGTGGTATAGGTATTGTTATATCTCCAGAAGAAATAGAATGTGAAGTGGAGAAAGTAATAAGCACACATAAAGTGGAAATAATAGAGAAAAG GTACCATTTTAATATTGGTCCATTAATGCAACATGTACGTAATACTTTAAAGTGGGCTGATGGAAAAGCAGTGAAAAATGAATTTGACGTTCAAATGCTTGATTTGTTAGGTCCGAAATGTGACTCTGATCTTGTACCATTACCTAAACCAGTAAAGCAAGCAAAAGCACAAAAGTCAGGAAAAGAAAAAG TGGAACCAAAAGGTGTGACAGCAACAAATGAGAAAACAGATGCTCAGACAATAAGTGAGTTAATGAAAACTAAAGTTCATTTTCATAAACCAGGCGAAAATTATAAAACTGAAGGATATATTATAACACCAAATACACACAAATTACTTCAAGAACATTTAAAAATAACAGATGGCAAAGTAATAACTAGATTTCCACCAGAACCTAATGGAATTCTACATATTGGTCATGCAAAagcaattaatattaattttgg GTATGCAGCAGCCCATGATGGAATATGTTATCTACGTTATGATGATACAAATcctgaaaaagaagaagaaaaattttttattggtATTCATGAAATGGTAGAATGGCTTGGGTATAAACCAGCTAAAATTACTCATTCTTCTGATTACTTTCAACAGTTGTACGAATGGGCTATAGTTCTTATTGAAAAGGACTTAGCATATGTTTGCCATCAGTCTAGTGAAGAAATAAAAGGTTTCAACCCACCTCCAAGTCCCTGGCGTAATAGACCTATTTCAGAGAGTTTACAATTATTTcac GATATGAAGGATGGGTTGCTTGAGGAAGGTGAAGCTACATTAAGAATGAAAGTAACATTAGAAGAAGGGAAACAAGATCCAGTTgcatatagaataaaatatgtTCCTCATCATAGGACAGGAGATAAATGGTGTATTTATCCAACTTACGATTATACACATTGCTTATGTGACAGCATAGAAAATATAACTCATTCTCTTTGCACCAAAGAATTTCAATCAAGAAGGTCATCTTATTATTGGCTTTGTAATGCTTTAGATATTTATTGTCCTGTGCAGTGGGAGTATGGTAGATTAAATGTATGCTATACAGTTGTTTCTAAAAGAAAAATCAGTAAGTTGATTGATGAAGGTATTGTATCTGATTGGGATGACCCAAG atTATTTACATTAACAGCTCTTCGCAGACGTGGTTTTCCACCTGATgctataaataatttttgtgcACAAATGGGTGTAACTGGTGCTCAAGTAATTGTTGATCCAGCTGTTTTAGAGGCATCTGTgagagattttttaaatttaactgCAAGTCGACATATGGCAGTTCTAGAACCATTAAAAGTAACCATTAGCAATTTTCCTCATGAAAATTCTATAAAACTAACAGTTCCTAACTTTCCTACTGAACCAGATAAAGGACAACATGAGATTGTCTTTGATGAAATTGTATATATTGAAGCATCTGATTTCAAAGAG AAAGCAGAGAAAGATTTTAGACGTTTAACACCAAACCAATCCGTTGGTTTAAAGCATGTAGGGATAGTACTAACGatcaaaaaaattgaaaaagataacATGGGTAATATCGTGAATTTGATTGTTACACAAGAATCAATTTCTGAAACTAACAAGCCTAAAGCTTTTATACACTGGGTATCAAATCCTATATTAGCATCCATTAGATTATATGAACGTTT ATTTAAACACAAAAATCCTGAAGATTCTAATGAAGTACCAAATGGTTTCTTAAGTGATATTAATCCACAGAGTAAGAAAGAAATCGTTGGATATATCGATGCAAGTTTGGCACGTTCAGCGAAagtttttgaaaaatttcaatttgaacgtaTTGGCTTTTTCTCTGTAGATCCAGATACAACATCAGAAAAA CTCGTTTTTAATAGAACGGTAACGTTAAAGGAAGATGCTGGGAAAGtgtaa
- the LOC126916354 gene encoding parkin coregulated gene protein homolog: MVNETKFWDEIRKDLPRYKKRKPRVVPAFTIQALQENTVVKKPPRYELYKPQPPKPSTFRKFYEWGVFPVALEKDKYGTKLSWKVNIEDLDFHHYLPLFFDGLTETEQPIKFIVEQGISDMLEHGGPKILPVVPQLIIPIKKALNTKMPEIMCTTLRALQNLVRSTDCIGEALVPYFRQILPVLNLLKDRNVNLGEGIDYSQQKGENVADIIQETLELLEIYGGEDAFINIKYMIPTYESCMMN; this comes from the exons ATGgtaaatgaaacaaaattttgGGATGAAATTCGAAAAGACCTACCACGATATAAAAAGAGAAAACCCAGAGTTGTTCCTGCTTTCACCATTCAAGCTTTACAG GAAAACACTGTAGTTAAAAAACCTCCTCGATATGAATTGTATAAACCTCAACCACCTAAACCATCAACTTTTCGAAAATTCTATGAATGGGGTGTATTTCCAGTTGCATTGGAAAAGGATAAATATGGAACAAAACTTAGCTGGAAAGTTAACATCGAGGATTTAGATTTTCATCATTATTTACCGTTATTTTTTGATGGGTTAACGGAAACTGAACAACCGATTAAGTTTATAGTAGAACAGGGAATATCTGACATGTTAGAACATGGTGGTCCTAAAATTTTACCTGTTGTGCCACAATTAATAATTCCTATAAAAa AAGCCTTAAATACAAAAATGCCAGAAATTATGTGTACGACACTGAGAGCTCTTCAAAATCTTGTACGTTCTACAGATTGTATTGGAGAAGCTTTAGTACCGTATTTTAGACAAATCTTACCAGTGcttaatttattaaaagataGAAATG TGAATCTTGGAGAAGGTATCGACTACTCACAACAAAAAGGTGAAAACGTCGCAGATATAATACAAGAAACTCTTGAATTACTTGAAATATATGGAGGTGAAGAtgcttttataaatattaaatatatgattCCTACGTACGAATCTTGTATGATGAATTAA
- the LOC126916334 gene encoding DNA-directed RNA polymerase III subunit RPC1: protein MVKEQFRETDVARKISHVSFGVDSRHNMERQAHIHVVAKNLYNQDVEHTPVPYGVLDRKMGTCNNITNCVSCGKSLNECIGHFGYIDLELPVFHVGYFRSIIGILQSICKNCSRVMLSEADKKHYLARVLNPNLGYLTRKALRKQILDKAKKTTVCQYCRDLNGTVKKAGLLKIVHEKYKGKKKIDAIVQQKLAEYNNVLEDNKALEGVLQSGLVNVLNPLEVQSILEKIPESDIPLLLMNSECALPKDLILTRIPVPPICIRPSVVSDLKAGTTEDHLTMKLSEIVFINDVIQKHRQSGAKVQMYNEDWEFLQLHCALYINSEMSGIPLNMQPKKSGRGLVQRLKGKQGRFRGNLSGKRVDFSSRTVISPDPNLRIEQVGVPIHVAKILTYPERVNPSNIELMRKLVRNGPDIHPGANFIQQGKTQFKKFLKYGNRQKIAQDLQYGDIVERHLRDDDVVLFNRQPSLHKLSIMAHKAKVLDHRTFRFNECVCTPYNADFDGDEMNLHLPQTEEARAEALILMGNKSNLVTPRNGELLIAATQDFITGGYLLTQKDMFLNKAQASQLAGCLLAGPDIAMSISLPEPAILKPSMLWTGKQIFSLILKPNSTCNIKANLKTKGRAYTSNQELCINDSYVIIRNSELLAGTMDKSTLGSGSKQNIFYILLRDWGEDIATIAMWRLARMASFFLMNRGFSIGIGDVTPGQGLLKAKEKLLNAGYSKCTEYICQMEEGRLVCQPGCSEEETLEAMILKELSVIRDHAGKACLKELHPSNSPLIMALSGSKGSFINISQMIACVGQQAISGHRVPNGFEDRALPHFERHSKIPAAKGFVENSFYSGLTPTEFFFHTMGGREGLVDTAVKTAETGYMQRRLVKSLEDLCLHYDMTVRNSVGDIIQILYGGDGLDPTYMEGKDCPVDYKRVLDHVTAKSPCKNEEPLDGPDLIKATNELLGSKDCECLSEEFKQELSTFLKGVARKIIHLRYNAPSNIPVIFQLERLTVSQLVEFIHTCKEKYMKAKIEPGTAVGALAAQSIGEPGTQMTLKTFHFAGVASMNITQGVPRIKEIINANPKISTPIISAALENDVDPEYARRVKGRIEKTTLGEVTEYIEEVYLPDDCFLLVKLDIDRIKLLKLEVDVNSIRYSICTSKLRLNPKLVNVRGDSIITVNPSKSKYSINYALTQLKETIPNIVIKGLPSVSRAVIHNDDSSGKTRYKLFVEGNNMREVMATLGVLGRKTTSNNTIEVFKTLGIEAARATIMTEIKLVMENHGMSIDRRHPMLVADLMTSRGEVLGITRQGLAKMKESVLNLASFEKTSDHLFDAAYYGQKDVICGVSESIIMGIPVPVGTGIFKLLHKADKDEPRIKELIFDDPQFKKTTKTTQIL from the exons ATGGTAAAGGAACAATTTAGAGAAACAGACGTAGCACGCAAAAT ctCTCATGTATCATTCGGAGTGGACAGCCGCCACAACATGGAAAGGCAAGCTCATATACATGTTGTGgctaaaaatttatataatcaagATGTTGAACATACTCCAGTTCCATATGGAGTTCTCGACAGGAAAATG GGTACTTGTAATAATATTACCAATTGTGTATCATGTGGTAAATCTTTAAACGAATGTATTGGACACTTTGGCTACATTGATTTAGAACTGCCTGTTTTTCATGTTGGTTATTTTAGATCTATCATTGGTATTCTTCAAAGTATTTGTAAA AATTGTTCTCGTGTTATGCTATCTGAAGCAGACAAAAAGCATTATTTAGCCAGAGTATTAAATCCTAATTTGGGATATTTAACACGTAAAGCATTACGTAAACAGATTCTGGATAAAGCTAAGAAAACTACAGTTTGTCAATATTGTCGGGATCTTAATGGAACTGTTAAAAAAGCCGGTTTACTTAAAATAGTTCATGAAAAGtataaaggaaaaaagaaaatagatgcCATTGTTCAACAAAAGTTAGCAGAGTATAACAATGTGCTTGAGGATAATAAAGCATTAGAAGGAGTACTTCAAAGTGGTTTGGTTAATGTATTAAATCCTTTGgag GTACAAAGCATTCTAGAAAAAATACCAGAAAGTGACATTCCTTTATTATTGATGAATTCAGAGTGTGCATTACCAAAAGACTTAATATTGACAAGAATTCCTGTGCCACCAATTTGTATTAGACCTAGCGTTGTGTCTGATTTAAAAGCTGGTACAACAGAAGATCATTTAACAATGAAATTATCAGAAATAGTTTTTATCAATGATGTTATTCAAAAACATAGACAAAGTGGAGCTAAAGTACAAATGTACAATGAAGATTGGGAATTTCTACAATTGCATTGTGCCCTTTATATAAATAGTGAAATGTCTGGTATACCCCTTAATATGCAA CCAAAAAAATCTGGTAGAGGATTGGTTCAAAGATTAAAAGGAAAACAGGGTCGTTTTCGAGGAAATTTATCCGGTAAACGTGTAGATTTTTCTAGTCGTACTGTTATTTCACCAGATCCTAATCTGAGGATTGAGCAA GTTGGTGTGCCTATTCATGTTGCCAAAATTTTAACATATCCTGAAAGAGTAAATCCATCAAACATAGAACTAATGCGAAAACTTGTAAGGAACGGTCCAGATATACATCCAGGTGCAAATTTCATACAACAAGGGAAAacacaatttaaaaaatttttaaaatatggtAACCGACAAAAAATTGCTCAAGATTTACAG TATGGTGATATCGTCGAAAGGCATCTGAGAGACGATGATGTAGTATTATTCAACAGGCAACCGTCGTTGCATAAATTAAGTATCATGGCACATAAAGCAAAAGTATTAGATCACAGAACATTTAGATTTAATGAGTGTGTTTGTACACCATATAATGCCGATTTTGACGGAGACGAAATGAATTTACACCTTCCCCAAACCGAAGAAGCAAGAGCAGAGGCTTTAATTTTAATGGGG AATAAATCAAATTTAGTTACACCTCGCAATGGAGAACTTTTAATAGCTGCGACACAAGATTTCATTACTGGTGGATATCTGCTGACACAAAAGGACATGTTTTTAAATAAAGCTCAAGCAAGTCAACTAGCTGGTTGTCTTCTAGCAGGACCTGATATTGCCATGTCTATAAGTCTTCCTGAACCAGCTATTTTAAAGCCAAGTATGTTATGGACGGGGAAACAAATCTTTAGTTTAATTTTAAAACCTAACAGTACTTGTAATATTAAAGCTAAtttaaaaacaaaaggaagagcTTATACTAGCAACCAGGAATTATGTATTAACGATTCTT ATGTTATTATCCGGAATTCAGAATTATTAGCAGGAACCATGGATAAATCGACTTTAGGTTCAGGATCAAAgcagaatatattttatattctattacgcgaCTGGGGCGAAGATATTGCAACAATAGCTATGTGGCGACTAGCAAGAATGGCAAGTTTCTTTCTTATGAATAGAGGTTTTTCTATTGGTATTGGAGACGTTACACCAGGACAAGGACTTCTTAAAGCCAAAGAAAAGCTTTTAAATGCCGG GTATTCTAAATGTACAGAATACATTTGTCAAATGGAAGAAGGACGTCTTGTATGCCAACCTGGCTGTTCAGAGGAAGAAACATTAGAAGCAATGATATTGAAAGAACTTTCAGTAATTCGTGATCATGCTGGTAAAGCATGTTTAAAAGAACTCCATCCAAGTAACAGTCCATTAATTATGGCATTGTCTGGCAGTAAAGGAAGCTTTATCAATATTTCTCAAATGATTG CGTGTGTGGGGCAACAAGCTATTAGCGGTCATAGAGTTCCAAATGGATTTGAAGACAGAGCTCTACCACACTTTGAAAGACATTCAAAAATTCCTGCAGCTAAGGGTTTCGTAGAAAATTCATTCTATTCTGGTCTAACGCCAACGGAATTTTTCTTCCACACTATGGGTGGAAGAGAAGGTCTTGTCGATACAGCAGTTAAAACTGCAGAGACTGGTTACATGCAACGACGACTAGTTAAGAGTTTAGAAGATCTGTGCCTTCATTATGATATGACAGTTCGTAATTCAGTGGGggatattatacaaatattgtATGGTGGCGATGGTCTAGATCCTACATACATGGAAG GAAAAGATTGCCCAGTGGATTATAAGAGAGTATTGGATCACGTAACAGCTAAGTCGCCATGTAAGAATGAAGAACCACTAGATGGTCCTGATCTAATTAAAGCTACAAATGAATTACTAGGTTCCAAAGATTGTGAATGTCTCAGTGAAGAATTTAAACAAGAATTATC CACATTCCTTAAAGGTGTAGCACGTAAAATAATACACCTGCGATATAATGCTCCATCGAATATACCTGTAATTTTCCAACTCGAACGACTCACAGTTTCTCAATTGGTTGAATTTATTCATACctgtaaagaaaaatatatgaaagCAAAAATAGAACCAGGTACTGCTGTAGGTGCACTTGCCGCACAAAGTATTGGAGAACCGGGTACACAAATGACATTAAAAACATTTCACTTCGCCGGTGTAGCATCTATGAATATTACTCAGGGTGTGCCGCGTATTAAAGAAATCATTAATGCAAATCCTAAGATTAGTACTCCAATCATCTCAGCAGCTTTA gaaaatgaCGTAGATCCGGAATATGCTAGAAGAGTAAAAGGCAGGATTGAAAAAACTACTTTAGGAGAAGTGACAGAATATATTGAAGAAGTTTATTTACCTGATGATTGTTTCTTATTGGTCAAGTTAGATATtgatagaataaaattattgaagTTAGAAGTAGATGTTAACTCCATACGTTATTC GATCTGTACATCAAAATTAAGACTGAATCCAAAATTAGTAAATGTTAGAGGAGATTCTATTATCACTGTGAATCCAAGCAAGAGTAAATACAGCATAAATTATGCTCTCACACAGCTTAAAGAAACAATTCCAAATATTGTTATAAAG GGTTTACCATCAGTTTCTAGAGCTGTAATTCATAATGATGATTCAAGTGGTAAAACAAGGTATAAATTGTTTGTAGAAGGAAACAATATGCGAGAAGTAATGGCAACTCTTGGCGTTTTGGGCAGAAAAACAACTTCAAACAATACTATTGAG GTTTTCAAAACTTTAGGAATTGAGGCTGCAAGAGCAACTATAATGACAGAAATCAAATTGGTGATGGAAAATCATGGAATGAGTATTGATCGAAGACATCCAATGCTTGTAGCAGATTTAATGACTAGTAGAGGAGAAGTACTGGGTATTACAAGACAAGGCTTAGCTAAAATGAAGGAATCTGTCTTAAATTTAGCTTCG TTTGAAAAAACATCTGATCATCTATTTGATGCAGCTTATTATGGTCAAAAAGATGTTATTTGTGGTGTGTCTGAATCAATCATAATGGGTATTCCAGTTCCTGTAGGAACAGGAATTTTCAAATTACTTCACAAA GCTGACAAAGATGAGCCAAGAATAAAAGAGTTGATATTTGACGATCCACAATTCAAGAAAACTACAAAAACCACACAAATATTGTAA